In the Malus domestica chromosome 16, GDT2T_hap1 genome, one interval contains:
- the LOC108174376 gene encoding receptor protein kinase TMK1-like — translation MKEPQLGFWGSFPVLLLLFFSLYPPVHSQSGGGGDDGGAMEALRKSIGSNNLGWSGTDYCKWGKVSCQAGKVFKIQLGNQKLTGTLPPEIQKLSNLQQLEVQNNQLTGPFPSLSGVQPLQVLLAHDNNFSSFPSDFFTGLTSLVNINIDHNPFAAWQIPNTLKGATQLKEFSATETNITGRIPDIFSSSNFPGLTDLHLAFNYLEGELPASFSSSSIQSLWLNSQQGTNRLNGTIDVLQNMTSLREVWLHGNYFTGPIPDLSNLGYLTTLSLRDNKLTGVVPASLLNLKSLTSVNLTNNMLQGPMPKFGDGVLVDMSGLNSFCSDKPGVDCDARVNVLLSVIKDMGYPTVFADSWKGNDSCDNWKGITCNGGNITVVNFRSLGLSGTISSNYSLLTSLQTLRLDNNNLTGTIPKELTQLPNLQQIDVSNNQLFGQVPKFKNVDVKTDGNPNIGQDHPPSPATPTIPNSPPASPSDGGKKSRSGVVVGAVIGTVGGLVVVGFVAFCLLKKKHKHSGRVQSPNALVIHPRHSGDQNAVKITVANSGVNRGENESYNSPANSGPNDIHVVEAGSMVISIQVLRDVTNNFSENNVLGKGGFGTVYKGELHDGTKIAVKRMESGVVAEKGLNEFKSEIAVLTKVRHRHLVGLLGYCLDGNERLLVYEYMPQGTLSRYLFNWKEEGLKPLEWTRRLTIALDVARGVEYLHGLASQTFIHRDLKPSNILLGDDMRAKVSDFGLVRLAPEGKASIETRLAGTFGYLAPEYAATGRMTLKVDVYSFGVILMELITGRRAIDESQPEESLHLVTWFRRMLINKDAFRKAIDPTIDLNEETLSSINTVAELAGHCSAREPYQRPDMGHAVNVLSSLVEHWKPSEAEDSDDMYGIDLEMTLPQALKKWQAFEGNSNLDGSSSSSSFFASGDNTQTSIPTRPSGFAESFTSLDGR, via the exons atgaaggaaccCCAACTGGGTTTCTGGGGTTCTTTCCCCGTTCtgctgcttttgtttttctcgCTGTACCCACCAGTACACTCCCAGTCCGGCGGTGGCGGCGACGACGGAGGGGCCATGGAAGCACTCCGGAAAAGCATCGGCTCCAACAATCTCGGGTGGTCCGGCACCGATTACTGCAAATGGGGAAAAGTGAGTTGCCAGGCCGGCAAGGTTTTCAAAATCCAATTGGGTAATCAGAAACTCACCGGCACGCTGCCGCCGGAAATCCAAAAGCTTTCGAATTTGCAGCAACTGGAAGTTCAGAACAACCAACTCACCGGACCTTTTCCGAGCCTCTCCGGGGTGCAACCGCTTCAGGTCCTCCTCGCCCACGACAACAACTTCTCGTCCTTCCCCTCCGATTTCTTCACCGGACTCACCTCCCTCGTCAACATCAACATCGACCACAATCCCTTCGCTGCGTGGCAGATTCCCAACACTCTCAAAGGTGCCACACAGCTGAAGGAATTCTCCGCCACCGAGACCAACATCACCGGAAGAATCCCCGATATCTTCAGCAGTTCCAATTTCCCAGGTTTGACTGATCTACATTTGGCTTTCAATTACCTTGAAGGCGAATTGCCTGCTAGTTTTTCGAGTTCGAGTATTCAGTCCCTCTGGTTGAACAGCCAACAGGGCACCAATAGGCTTAATGGTACTATTGATGTGTTACAGAACATGACTTCTCTGCGTGAGGTTTGGTTACATGGTAATTATTTCACCGGTCCTATACCGGACCTGTCGAACTTAGGTTACTTGACCACTCTGAGTTTGAGGGATAACAAGCTCACCGGCGTTGTTCCCGCGTCTTTGTTGAATCTTAAATCCCTTACTTCTGTTAATTTGACCAATAATATGCTTCAAGGACCAATGCCCAAGTTTGGCGATGGGGTTCTGGTGGATATGTCGGGGTTAAATAGTTTTTGCAGTGATAAGCCGGGTGTTGATTGCGACGCTCGTGTCAATGTATTGCTTTCGGTCATCAAAGACATGGGTTATCCTACTGTTTTTGCAGATAGTTGGAAGGGGAACGATTCTTGTGATAACTGGAAGGGAATTACGTGTAATGGTGGAAACATCACTGTTGTCAATTTTCGGAGCCTGGGTCTTTCGGGTACGATCTCTTCAAATTATTCTCTGCTTACCTCCTTGCAGACATTGAGACTTGACAATAATAACCTCACGGGTACAATACCAAAGGAGCTTACGCAACTGCCCAACCTTCAACAGATAGATGTTAGTAACAATCAACTTTTTGGTCAAGTACCAAAGTTTAAGAATGTGGACGTGAAAACTGATGGGAACCCTAATATTGGTCAGGATCATCCCCCTTCGCCAGCGACGCCTACAATTCCTAATTCACCGCCTGCCTCCCCCTCAGATGGAGGTAAAAAATCTAGGAGTGGGGTGGTTGTTGGGGCTGTCATCGGCACCGTTGGCGGATTGGTTGTAGTTGGGTTTGTTGCTTTCTGTCTACTTAAGAAAAAGCATAAGCATTCTGGCAGAGTACAAAGTCCAAACGCATTGGTTATTCATCCTCGTCACTCTGGCGATCAAAATGCAGTCAAGATCACGGTTGCTAACTCTGGGGTTAATCGCGGTGAAAATGAGTCCTATAATAGTCCGGCCAACAGTGGACCTAATGACATTCATGTGGTTGAGGCTGGAAGTATGGTCATTTCGATCCAAGTTTTGAGAGATGTGACCAATAATTTCAGCGAAAATAATGTATTAGGAAAAGGTGGTTTTGGAACTGTGTACAAAGGGGAGTTGCATGATGGGACAAAGATTGCAGTGAAGAGGATGGAATCTGGAGTAGTGGCGGAGAAGGGTCTAAATGAGTTCAAGTCTGAGATTGCAGTTCTTACTAAAGTCCGACACCGCCACTTGGTTGGACTTCTTGGCTATTGTTTGGACGGAAACGAGAGGCTTCTTGTTTATGAATACATGCCTCAAGGGACTCTTAGTAGATACTTGTTCAACTGGAAAGAGGAAGGTCTGAAGCCACTTGAATGGACTAGAAGGCTGACCATTGCCTTGGATGTTGCAAGAGGGGTTGAGTATCTCCACGGTTTAGCCAGCCAGACTTTCATTCACAGGGATCTTAAACCTTCGAACATTTTACTCGGAGATGATATGCGGGCTAAAGTTTCAGATTTTGGACTGGTTCGTCTTGCTCCAGAAGGGAAAGCCTCAATTGAGACGAGACTAGCCGGAACTTTTGGCTATTTGGCTCCAGAGTATGCAG CAACTGGGCGGATGACACTCAAGGTTGACGTGTATAGCTTTGGAGTGATCTTAATGGAGCTGATCACGGGTAGAAGAGCAATTGATGAAAGCCAACCAGAGGAGAGCTTGCACCTTGTTACATGGTTCCGCAGAATGCTCATTAACAAGGATGCATTCCGGAAGGCCATTGATCCAACAATTGATCTCAATGAGGAAACTCTTTCTAGTATTAACACCGTCGCTGAGCTTGCTGGGCATTGCAGCGCAAGGGAGCCCTACCAGAGGCCCGACATGGGTCATGCAGTCAATGTTCTTTCGTCGCTCGTTGAGCATTGGAAACCATCTGAAGCCGAAGATTCTGATGATATGTATGGAATTGACCTCGAAATGACCTTACCACAAGCACTAAAGAAGTGGCAGGCTTTTGAAGGCAATAGCAACCTTGATGggtcttcatcttcttcatcgttCTTTGCCAGCGGGGACAACACCCAAACTAGCATACCTACTCGGCCATCTGGATTTGCGGAATCGTTTACATCATTGGATGGGCGGTAA